TGCGCGGGGGTGAGTTTGCGGCCGATGATCTCTCCAAGAAGGTTGCGGGTGAAGAGATTGGACGCCGCGATGGACATGATGGCGGCTGGAACCAGAGCGCCGACTCCGATGGCGGCCAGGCAGAAGCCGGCGAACCAGGCGGGGAACATGTTGAGGAAGAGAGTTGGGACGACGGCGGTGGTGTCGAGCGCGCCGGTGGCGGTCTTGGGTGCGATGCCGGCGGCCAGGGCGACGAAGCCAAGCAGGGCGATGAGTCCCAGCAGAAAGCTGTAAGCGGGCAGCAGGGCTGCGTTGCGGCGTACGACGTTGGCGTGGCGCGCGGAGAGCACGGCCGTTGCGGTGTGTGGATAGAGCATTAGCGCGATGGCGGAGCCGATGGCCATGGAGGAGTAAGCCAGGTATTGTTGCGGCTTCAGCAGCAGCGAACCGGCGGGCTTATGCGTTGCCAGCGCGGTGGCGGCGGTGGAGAAGACGTGCGAGTAGCCGCCGAGCTTGATAGGAAGAATGACGATGGCGGCGAAGACCATCACGTAGAGCATGATGTCTTTCACGATGGCGATGACAGCGGGTGCGCGCAGGCCGGAGGAGTAGGTGTAGGCGGCCAGGATGATGAAGGCTGCGACCAGAGGCCACTCGCCGTGGATGCCCATGGCGGCGATGACGGCCTGCATGCCGACCAGTTGCAGCGCGATGTAGGGCATGAGCGCGAGAATGCCGGTGATACCGATTGCGATGGTGAGTGCCTTGTTGCCGAAGCGGCCTGCCACGAAGTCGGCAAAGGTGACATAGCCGTGGCGGTGGCTGACGGCCCAGAGGCGCGGCAACACCATCATCATGTACGGATACGCAATGATGGCGTAGGGCACGGCGAAGAAGGCCATGGCTCCGCCGCCGTAGAGGGCCGCGGGAACGGCGATGACCGTGTAGGCGGTGTAGAGATCTCCGCCGATGAGGAACCAGGTAATCCATGTGCCGAAGCTGCGGCCGGCAAGGCCCCACTCTTCCAGCGAGTGGATGCCGCCGTCAGGACGTCTCCAGCGGGCGGCCCAGAAGCCGGCAAGTGTGACGAGGGCGAAGAAGGCGCAGAAGACGGCCAGGGCGGTCGTATGAATAGTCGCAGGCATGATCAGGGTTCAGGCTGAAGGGTACTAGGTGCGTGGGGAGCGGTGCAAGGCAAGTTGCTCATGGAGGGGGAAAAGCATGAAGAACGCCGGCCATCGAGGCCGGCGTCGGATTGGTCCTGGGGCGAATTGTTGTCAGGGCTGAAGCCCGGATCTGCCAGTGAAGCAGATCCGCTCAGGATGAGAAACGACAAGAAAGGCAAGCTGTCGCGGTTTGGATTTATCGAATGGAGGAGCTTCCCGGGGTGTTCCATTCGTTGATGACGATGCCGAGGTCGTTGAGGGTCTGCATGGCTTTTTCCATGTTGCGGCGCACGGTGGGGCGGACAGAAGCGGGAGCGTCGTGGGCTTCCTCGATGGCGATAACGCGGCCGTATGGCCAGGCGCTGCGCGGAATGGCATTGAGGGCGGCGGGAAGGTCGGCGACGCGGATGGTCAACTCCTGCTTGCGAGCGGCGACGGGGCGGATCATGGTGCCCTTGGCGTACTCGCTGGGGTTGGCATCGGCCATCAGGACGTGCACTGAGAGCATGCTCTCCTGCACGGTGATGGATGGGTTCTCCCAGTTGGAGAGATCCTGCACGCCCAGGTACTTATTCTTTGTGGGAGGCGGAATCTCGCGATCCAGCTCAACGCGAATCTCTTCCATTTGCTGGCGGCTGATGGTGCTGGCCGTTCCAACACTGCTGGCGGAAGCAGAGCTGCGGCAGCCGGTGAGCAGGGGAAGCGTGATGGCGGCGGAGAGAAGAGCGATAGAGATGGGCTTCAACACAGTGTCTAGGATAGCAAGAACGGTACAATAGATCGTTATGATCAAGGGTTTAACGTTGGTGCGGAGTGTTGCCTCCGCGGAAGACTTTGAGCGGTTGATGAGCCTGTTCGAGGCTCTGGGATTTGAGCACGGCAAGGGCTGGGAGCTGGATGGCGGCAAGGGTGCGCCGTTTCTGGCGCCGCTGGGCAACCTGGAGCTGGTGACGGGGCGCGATCCCAAGGCTCCGCCGATACTGGTAGAGGTCACCGAGCTGGACGGCGTGTACGAGGTGGTGAAGAGCTGGGCCGCGTCGCATGGTGCGCCTGCTCCGGCGGAGATTGAGCTGCAGCCGTGGAAGGCCCGCCTGTTTACGGTGGAGCCGGTTGCGGGCATGGTGCTCGGCTTCTGGGAGTGGGACGACCCGGTGAAGGGCAAGCCGGCTGCTATTGAGGGCGACCTGGTAGCCACCGGGATGAAGTTTGCCATTGTGGTGGCTCGCTGGAATGCGGTGATTACGGACCGCCTGCTGCAGGGCTCGCTGGATGCGTTGCTGCGCAGTGGCGTGAAGCGCGAAGACATCCTGATCATCCGCGTACCGGGCTGCTGGGAGATTCCTTCGGCGGCGCGCACCCTGGCAGAGCAGAAGAAGTACGACGGCATTATCACGCTGGGCCTGTTGCTGCGGGGTGAGACGGCGCACTACGAGGCGATTTACAACGAAGTAGCTCGCGGCATTGGCCAGAGCCAGCAGGAAACCGGGGTTCCGCATGCGTTTGGCGTGCTGACCTGCGAGACGCTGGAGCAGGCGCTGGACCGCGCCGGCGTAAAGGCCGGCAACAAGGGATTTGAAGCAGCGATTGCGGCCATTGAGATGGCTTCAATCCAGAAAAAGGTGGGTGCCTAATGGCAGCAGGAACGCGCCGTAAAGGCCGTGAAATGGCGATGCAGATGCTTTACCAGAGCGATCTGGGCAAGCAGACTCCGGAGCAGGTACGGAAGGTTTTCTGGGATTCGCGCGAGGAAAAGGAAGTAGACGAGGAAGCACGCGGCTTTGCCGAGGACCTGTTCCGCGTAGCGAGCGAGCGTCAGGAAGAGATCGACAAACTGATTGAGAACCACTCGGACCGCTGGAAGATTGAGCGTATGGCCGTGGTGGACCGCAATCTGCTGCGCATGGCGACGGGCGAGTTGCTGGCCTACAAGGCCACTCCAGCGCCGATCGTGATCAACGAGGCCCTGGAGATTGGCCGCAAGTACTCGGCTCCCGAGAGCATCAACTTCCTGAATGGTGTGCTGGACGCGATCTCGAAGGACATTCTGGAGAAGCGGCTGGCGTAGGACCGAAGCGCAGGTCCTTCGCCAGGCTCAGAATGACAGGCGGAGATTGAGGATAGGAAAAAGCAAAACGCCCGGAATATTCCGAGCGTTTTGCTTTTGGTGTTTTGTTGCGGCCTATTGGAACGTGCGCGGCTTGGAGGCGATCAGGTCGGGCACGGCGTAGCCGGTACCGCTGAAGGCCGGGAGCTTGGGATCAAGCTGCCGCGTGTCTGTGTATGCCGTCGTGTTGGTGCCCTTGGTGAGCAGGTGGACCTGGTTGTCGCCCGCCGTGCTGACGAAAAAGGTTGCATCGTCTGCGCTGAAGACACCCGCAACCGGAGCCGTAGGTGCGGACTTGCCGGAGGTGGTAGTCAGGGCAATATTGGAGACCGTGGAGGTCGACGGGAAGTAAGCCGGAACCACCGGGGAGGCCGTCGCGCCCAGGGAATAGGTGACGAAGGCAACCGAGGAGTTTGTCGCCGGAACGATGCTGGTGATAGCGGTTCCGGTGGCCGTGGTGGCATAGCTGTTCTGGCTGTTCAGGACGAAGTTGGGTACAGCCGCGCTGGCGGTGGGGCAATCGCCGGTCGGCAGTTTGACATTGAGGTCAGTAATCTGCGGTATGCCGCCGATC
Above is a genomic segment from Terriglobus tenax containing:
- the mctP gene encoding monocarboxylate uptake permease MctP → MPATIHTTALAVFCAFFALVTLAGFWAARWRRPDGGIHSLEEWGLAGRSFGTWITWFLIGGDLYTAYTVIAVPAALYGGGAMAFFAVPYAIIAYPYMMMVLPRLWAVSHRHGYVTFADFVAGRFGNKALTIAIGITGILALMPYIALQLVGMQAVIAAMGIHGEWPLVAAFIILAAYTYSSGLRAPAVIAIVKDIMLYVMVFAAIVILPIKLGGYSHVFSTAATALATHKPAGSLLLKPQQYLAYSSMAIGSAIALMLYPHTATAVLSARHANVVRRNAALLPAYSFLLGLIALLGFVALAAGIAPKTATGALDTTAVVPTLFLNMFPAWFAGFCLAAIGVGALVPAAIMSIAASNLFTRNLLGEIIGRKLTPAQESSTAKVVSLVIKFGALVFVLMAASSYAIEMQLLGGIWIGQIFPAVVLGCFTRKLHPWALFSGWGAGMLTGTWMAWSLQLKSSVYPLHIFGHTFAAYAAIPALLVNLALALALTPLFNTLGLCKGTDQTQPADYIA
- the ribH gene encoding 6,7-dimethyl-8-ribityllumazine synthase; the protein is MIKGLTLVRSVASAEDFERLMSLFEALGFEHGKGWELDGGKGAPFLAPLGNLELVTGRDPKAPPILVEVTELDGVYEVVKSWAASHGAPAPAEIELQPWKARLFTVEPVAGMVLGFWEWDDPVKGKPAAIEGDLVATGMKFAIVVARWNAVITDRLLQGSLDALLRSGVKREDILIIRVPGCWEIPSAARTLAEQKKYDGIITLGLLLRGETAHYEAIYNEVARGIGQSQQETGVPHAFGVLTCETLEQALDRAGVKAGNKGFEAAIAAIEMASIQKKVGA
- the nusB gene encoding transcription antitermination factor NusB, with product MAAGTRRKGREMAMQMLYQSDLGKQTPEQVRKVFWDSREEKEVDEEARGFAEDLFRVASERQEEIDKLIENHSDRWKIERMAVVDRNLLRMATGELLAYKATPAPIVINEALEIGRKYSAPESINFLNGVLDAISKDILEKRLA